In the genome of Streptococcus mitis, one region contains:
- a CDS encoding DNA polymerase I, protein MDKKKLLLIDGSSVAFRAFFALYQQLDRFKNAAGLHTNAIYGFQLMLSHLLERVEPSHILVAFDAGKTTFRTEMYADYKGGRAKTPDEFREQFPFIRELLDHMGIRHYELAQYEADDIIGTLDKLAEQDGFDITIVSGDKDLIQLTDEHTVVEISKKGVAEFEAFTPDYLMEKMGLTPTQFIDLKALMGDKSDNIPGVTKIGEKTGIKLLLEHGSLEGIYENIDGMKASKMKENLINDREQAFLSKTLATIDTKAPIEIGLEDLVYSGPDVESLGKFYDEMGFKQLKQALNVSSADVSESLDFTIVDQVSQDMLSEESIFHFELFGENYHTDDLVGFAWSCGDKLYATDKLELLQEPIFKDFLEKTPLRVYDFKKAKVLLNRFGVDLQAPAFDSRLAKYLLSTVEDNEIATIVSLYGQTYLVDDETFYGKGVKKAIPEREKFLEHLARKLAVLVETDPVLLGKLSENGQLELLYDMEQPLAFVLAKMEIAGITVKKETLLEMQAENELVIEKLTQEIYELAGEEFNINSPKQLGVLLFEKLGLPLEYTKKTKTGYSTAVDVLERLAPIAPIVKKILDYRQIAKIQSTYVIGLQDWILVDGKIHTRYVQDLTQTGRLSSVDPNLQNIPVRLEQGRLIRKAFVPEWEDSVLLSSDYSQIELRVLAHISKDEHLIKAFQEGADIHTSTAMRVFGIERPEDVTANDRRNAKAVNFGVVYGISDFGLSNNLGISRKEAKAYIDTYFDRFPGIKNYMDEVVREARDKGYVETLFKRRRELPDINSRNFNIRGFAERTAINSPIQGSAADILKIAMIQLDKALVAGGYQTKMLLQVHDEIVLEVPKSELAEMKKLVKQTMEEAIQLSVPLIADENEGATWYEAK, encoded by the coding sequence ATGGATAAGAAAAAATTATTATTGATTGATGGGTCTTCTGTTGCTTTTCGGGCGTTTTTTGCGCTCTATCAGCAGTTGGACCGTTTTAAGAATGCGGCTGGTTTACATACCAATGCGATTTATGGTTTCCAGTTGATGTTGAGCCATTTGTTGGAGCGGGTTGAGCCGAGTCATATTTTGGTGGCTTTTGATGCGGGTAAGACGACCTTCCGTACAGAGATGTATGCGGACTATAAGGGTGGTCGAGCTAAGACTCCTGATGAGTTTCGTGAGCAATTTCCTTTCATTCGTGAGTTGCTGGATCATATGGGGATTCGCCACTATGAGTTGGCTCAGTATGAGGCGGATGATATCATCGGGACGCTGGATAAGTTAGCTGAGCAGGATGGTTTTGATATTACCATTGTCAGTGGGGACAAGGACTTGATTCAGCTGACGGATGAGCATACGGTGGTTGAGATTTCCAAGAAAGGTGTGGCTGAATTTGAGGCCTTTACGCCAGACTATCTCATGGAAAAGATGGGACTCACACCGACTCAGTTTATCGATCTCAAGGCGCTCATGGGTGATAAGTCGGATAATATCCCTGGGGTGACCAAAATCGGTGAAAAGACGGGTATCAAGCTCTTGCTGGAGCATGGTTCGCTTGAGGGTATTTATGAAAATATCGATGGGATGAAGGCTTCTAAGATGAAGGAAAATCTCATCAATGATAGGGAACAGGCCTTTTTGTCTAAAACACTGGCGACCATTGATACTAAGGCACCGATTGAGATTGGTTTGGAGGATTTAGTCTATAGTGGTCCAGATGTGGAAAGTCTCGGGAAATTCTACGATGAGATGGGCTTTAAACAGCTCAAACAGGCTTTAAATGTGTCGTCAGCTGATGTGTCTGAGAGTTTGGACTTTACTATCGTTGACCAAGTCAGTCAAGATATGTTGAGTGAGGAGTCTATCTTCCATTTTGAACTTTTTGGTGAGAATTACCATACGGATGATTTGGTTGGTTTTGCTTGGTCTTGTGGGGATAAGCTCTATGCTACAGACAAGCTTGAGCTTTTGCAAGAGCCTATTTTCAAGGACTTTTTAGAAAAAACACCTCTGAGAGTTTATGACTTTAAGAAGGCTAAAGTTCTCTTGAATCGTTTTGGTGTGGATTTGCAGGCGCCTGCTTTTGACAGTCGCTTGGCTAAATACCTCCTTTCGACTGTGGAGGACAATGAAATTGCGACCATCGTGAGTCTTTATGGTCAGACTTATTTGGTTGATGATGAGACTTTCTATGGCAAGGGTGTCAAGAAGGCCATTCCTGAACGTGAGAAATTCTTGGAGCATTTAGCTCGTAAGCTTGCTGTTTTGGTTGAGACTGATCCTGTTTTGCTTGGAAAACTCAGCGAAAATGGGCAATTAGAGCTTCTTTATGATATGGAGCAACCTCTAGCTTTTGTCCTTGCTAAGATGGAAATTGCTGGGATTACGGTCAAGAAAGAGACCTTGCTTGAGATGCAGGCTGAAAATGAGCTTGTCATTGAAAAACTCACTCAGGAGATTTACGAACTGGCTGGTGAGGAGTTTAATATCAACTCGCCTAAGCAGTTGGGCGTACTTCTCTTTGAAAAATTGGGACTTCCTCTAGAATATACCAAGAAAACCAAGACGGGTTACTCGACAGCGGTGGATGTGCTAGAGCGTCTGGCTCCGATTGCACCGATTGTTAAGAAAATCCTGGATTACCGTCAGATTGCTAAGATTCAGTCTACTTATGTGATTGGCTTGCAGGACTGGATTTTGGTTGATGGCAAGATTCATACTCGCTATGTGCAGGATTTGACCCAGACTGGGCGTTTGTCTAGTGTGGATCCAAACCTGCAAAATATCCCTGTGCGTTTGGAGCAAGGCCGTCTCATTCGTAAGGCTTTTGTGCCTGAGTGGGAGGATAGTGTGCTGCTCAGCTCCGACTATTCACAGATTGAATTGCGCGTTTTGGCGCATATTTCCAAAGACGAGCACTTGATTAAGGCCTTCCAAGAGGGGGCAGATATTCATACTTCGACAGCCATGCGTGTCTTTGGCATTGAACGTCCTGAGGATGTGACTGCAAATGACCGTCGTAATGCCAAGGCGGTGAACTTTGGAGTGGTTTACGGGATTTCAGACTTTGGCTTGTCTAATAATCTGGGCATCAGCCGTAAGGAGGCAAAAGCCTACATTGATACCTACTTTGACCGCTTCCCAGGTATTAAAAACTATATGGATGAAGTGGTGCGTGAGGCGCGTGATAAGGGCTATGTAGAGACCCTCTTCAAGCGTCGTCGTGAGTTGCCAGATATTAATTCGCGCAACTTCAACATTCGTGGTTTTGCGGAGCGGACAGCTATCAACTCACCTATCCAGGGTTCGGCAGCAGATATTCTCAAAATTGCTATGATTCAGTTAGATAAAGCCTTGGTTGCCGGTGGTTATCAGACTAAGATGCTGTTACAAGTGCACGATGAAATCGTCCTTGAAGTTCCTAAATCTGAATTGGCAGAGATGAAAAAGTTGGTGAAACAAACCATGGAAGAAGCTATTCAACTCAGTGTTCCCCTCATCGCAGATGAAAATGAAGGGGCAACCTGGTACGAGGCTAAATAA
- a CDS encoding ribose-phosphate pyrophosphokinase (catalyzes the formation of 5-phospho-alpha-D-ribose 1-phosphate from D-ribose 5-phosphate and ATP) — MSFSDLKLFALSSNKELAERVAQEIGIELGKSSVRQFSDGEIQVNIEESIRGKHVFILQSTSSPVNDNLLEILIMVDALKRASAESVNVVMPYYGYARQDRKARAREPITSKLVANMLEVAGVDRLLTIDLHAAQIQGFFDIPVDHLMGAPLIADYFERRGMVGSDYVVVSPDHGGVTRARKLAEFLKTSIAIIDKRRSVDKMNTSEVMNIIGKVEGKTCILIDDMIDTAGTICHAADALAEAGAVEVYASCTHPVLSGPAMDNIQKSAIKKLVVLDTIYLPEERLIDKIEQISIAHLLGDAIVRIHEKRPLSPLFSIEKKI, encoded by the coding sequence ATGTCTTTTTCTGATTTAAAGCTGTTTGCCCTTTCTTCTAATAAAGAATTGGCAGAACGTGTGGCGCAGGAGATTGGGATAGAGTTGGGGAAATCAAGTGTTCGCCAATTTTCAGATGGAGAGATTCAGGTCAACATCGAAGAATCAATCCGTGGGAAACACGTCTTTATCCTACAATCAACTAGTTCGCCTGTAAATGACAATCTGCTTGAAATTTTGATTATGGTAGATGCTTTGAAGCGTGCGAGTGCAGAATCTGTCAATGTTGTTATGCCTTACTATGGGTATGCACGTCAGGATAGAAAGGCGAGAGCGCGTGAGCCAATCACTTCAAAACTTGTCGCAAATATGCTTGAAGTAGCTGGAGTAGATCGTTTATTGACCATCGACTTGCATGCTGCGCAGATTCAAGGGTTCTTTGATATTCCTGTGGATCATTTGATGGGAGCTCCTCTGATTGCGGATTATTTTGAGCGTCGTGGCATGGTTGGTTCTGACTATGTGGTTGTCAGCCCAGACCATGGAGGGGTGACTCGTGCTCGTAAGTTGGCAGAGTTTTTGAAAACATCTATCGCTATCATTGATAAACGTCGTAGCGTTGATAAGATGAATACTAGTGAAGTCATGAACATCATCGGTAAGGTCGAAGGCAAGACTTGTATCTTGATTGATGATATGATTGATACAGCTGGAACGATTTGTCACGCTGCAGATGCCCTTGCAGAAGCTGGTGCTGTTGAAGTCTATGCAAGCTGTACGCACCCAGTTCTATCTGGTCCTGCTATGGACAATATCCAAAAATCAGCTATTAAGAAATTGGTTGTTTTGGATACCATCTATCTGCCAGAAGAACGTTTGATTGATAAGATTGAACAGATTTCAATCGCTCATCTCCTAGGGGATGCTATCGTACGTATCCATGAAAAACGCCCACTTTCTCCACTTTTCAGTATTGAGAAAAAGATTTAA
- a CDS encoding autolysin — protein MDIDTSRLRTDLPQVGEQPYRQIHAHSTGNPNSTAQNEADYHMRRPVDSGFFSHVVGNGRVMQTWYTDMGAYDVGGGWNVEGYGQVELIESHSTKEEFMRDYKLYVELLRNLADEAGIPKTLDSDSLAGIKTHQYCTYNQPRNASDHVDPYPYLAKWGISREQFKKDIEGGLSEAGWKRNSTGWWWEESDGSYPTNSWKQINNEWFYFDERGYCLINRWFNDGKDWFYLDKRGAMVTGWMFLNHRWYFFKSDGRMATGWVKYRETWYFMEEKDGYMLSKQFIKSGDGWYYLKANGELHTDPAFKTEPDGLITIVDKPKEEK, from the coding sequence ATGGATATTGATACAAGTAGACTAAGAACTGACTTACCACAAGTGGGGGAGCAACCATATCGTCAGATTCATGCTCATTCAACTGGTAATCCAAACTCAACAGCTCAAAATGAAGCAGACTACCACATGCGCCGTCCTGTTGATTCAGGTTTCTTCTCCCACGTTGTTGGGAACGGCCGTGTAATGCAGACCTGGTATACAGACATGGGAGCCTATGACGTAGGAGGTGGCTGGAACGTTGAAGGATACGGACAAGTTGAACTGATTGAAAGTCATAGCACAAAAGAAGAATTCATGCGCGATTACAAGCTCTATGTTGAGCTTCTGCGGAACCTTGCCGATGAAGCAGGGATTCCGAAAACGCTGGATTCTGATAGCTTGGCTGGAATTAAGACGCACCAATACTGTACGTATAACCAGCCGCGAAATGCAAGCGATCATGTGGATCCATACCCTTATCTGGCCAAATGGGGTATCAGTCGTGAGCAGTTCAAGAAAGACATCGAAGGTGGCCTATCTGAAGCTGGCTGGAAACGCAACAGCACAGGATGGTGGTGGGAGGAGTCAGATGGTTCTTATCCTACGAACTCATGGAAGCAAATCAACAACGAATGGTTCTACTTCGATGAACGTGGATACTGCCTAATCAACCGTTGGTTCAACGATGGTAAAGACTGGTTCTATCTTGATAAACGTGGCGCTATGGTCACAGGCTGGATGTTCCTTAACCATCGCTGGTATTTCTTCAAGTCAGACGGTCGTATGGCCACTGGATGGGTAAAATACCGAGAAACTTGGTATTTTATGGAAGAAAAGGATGGTTATATGCTATCTAAACAGTTCATTAAGTCAGGCGATGGCTGGTACTATTTGAAGGCGAACGGTGAACTTCACACAGACCCAGCCTTCAAAACCGAACCAGACGGGCTTATCACTATAGTTGATAAACCAAAAGAAGAAAAATAA
- a CDS encoding SrtB family sortase, which produces MSRRSTKNKSPMKKIIASLVAVAIVALGGLFLYKTFLAPTDQASETKVAQTTQKIDTTSAEEKEYLKNKFSGLLNTNSDTIAYVYAPGTELDEPVVQTTDNSTYLDKRFDGGHEPYMGTVFMDTDNKKDFSDRLTWLFGHARGSKVGDHRMFNDVNYYSRQDYFDEHPYVVIETPERKYYYEAVAMIIVPEETAFYRTSFDDDKDFQTQLTTIYETAEVKKPNVKVSAKDKYLVLSTCREEDETIRANLYLRQIPDSEMSEFVKQHKDQLTYKPTR; this is translated from the coding sequence ATGAGCAGACGTTCAACTAAAAATAAGTCACCTATGAAGAAAATTATCGCTTCGCTTGTTGCTGTAGCTATTGTCGCTTTAGGAGGTTTATTCCTTTATAAGACATTCTTAGCTCCAACTGATCAGGCGAGTGAAACTAAGGTAGCGCAAACGACACAAAAAATTGATACGACATCAGCAGAGGAAAAAGAATATCTTAAGAATAAGTTCAGTGGTTTGCTGAATACAAACTCTGACACGATTGCCTATGTGTATGCGCCCGGAACAGAGTTGGATGAGCCAGTTGTTCAAACAACTGATAATTCAACTTATTTAGATAAGAGATTTGATGGTGGTCACGAACCTTATATGGGAACAGTGTTTATGGACACAGACAATAAAAAGGATTTTAGTGACCGTTTAACTTGGTTATTTGGTCATGCTCGTGGTAGTAAAGTTGGGGATCATCGTATGTTTAATGATGTGAACTACTATAGTCGTCAAGATTATTTTGATGAACATCCATATGTTGTGATTGAGACTCCAGAGAGAAAGTATTATTATGAAGCAGTTGCTATGATTATAGTACCGGAAGAAACAGCCTTTTATCGCACTTCATTTGATGATGATAAAGATTTTCAAACACAGTTAACAACTATTTATGAAACAGCTGAAGTTAAGAAACCAAATGTTAAAGTATCAGCTAAAGATAAGTATTTAGTTCTTTCAACTTGTCGTGAAGAAGATGAAACGATTCGTGCAAATCTATATCTTCGTCAAATACCAGACTCAGAAATGAGTGAGTTTGTCAAACAGCACAAAGATCAATTAACGTATAAACCAACAAGATAA
- a CDS encoding damage-inducible protein CinA encodes MILRHPGISPTNDLVAKKIFSNPEITCQFIRDMLDLPAKNVTILEGSNIHVLPSLPYSAQDFYTSIDVLAELDNGTQVIIEIQVHHQNFFINRLWAYLCSQVNQNLEKIRQREGDTHQSYKHIAPVYAIAIVDSNYFSDDLAFHSFSMREDTTGEVLTITNNGQENHLVKMAFLELRKYRETSKDKVRKPWLEFFGNKPFTQEPERAISQADQLLDYKSWSEEDRKMFSQLRMREEQALLAQGYALETARAEGIEQGLERGLERGRAEGLERGKVEGSLSMLLNLVRQHLLTSEVASQQLGMTVAEFEALL; translated from the coding sequence ATGATTCTAAGACATCCGGGCATCAGCCCAACCAATGATTTAGTGGCTAAGAAAATCTTTAGCAATCCAGAAATCACTTGTCAATTTATCCGCGATATGCTGGACTTGCCAGCCAAAAATGTGACGATTTTGGAGGGAAGCAACATTCACGTATTACCTTCCCTGCCGTACTCGGCACAGGATTTTTACACTAGTATAGATGTTTTGGCTGAACTAGATAATGGGACGCAAGTAATTATTGAAATTCAGGTGCATCATCAGAATTTTTTCATCAATCGCCTGTGGGCTTATCTGTGCAGTCAGGTCAATCAAAACCTAGAAAAAATTCGCCAACGGGAAGGTGATACCCATCAGAGTTACAAACACATCGCACCCGTTTATGCTATTGCCATTGTAGATAGTAATTACTTCTCAGATGATTTGGCTTTTCACAGCTTCAGTATGCGAGAGGACACTACAGGTGAAGTCTTAACCATCACAAATAATGGACAAGAAAACCATCTAGTAAAGATGGCATTCTTAGAATTAAGAAAGTACAGAGAAACCAGCAAAGATAAGGTTCGCAAACCGTGGTTGGAGTTTTTCGGCAACAAGCCCTTTACCCAAGAACCCGAGCGAGCCATAAGCCAAGCAGACCAACTGCTGGACTACAAGAGCTGGTCCGAGGAGGACAGGAAGATGTTTAGTCAACTACGTATGCGAGAAGAACAAGCTTTGTTAGCGCAGGGCTATGCCTTGGAAACCGCTAGGGCTGAGGGTATTGAACAAGGTTTAGAGCGTGGCCTTGAACGTGGTCGTGCAGAGGGTCTTGAACGAGGAAAAGTTGAAGGAAGTCTGTCTATGCTACTAAATCTCGTTCGCCAACATCTTCTGACTTCGGAGGTAGCCAGCCAGCAATTAGGCATGACAGTCGCTGAGTTTGAGGCACTCTTGTAA
- a CDS encoding carbonate dehydratase, giving the protein MSYFEQFMQANQAYVALHGQLNLPLKPKTRVAIVTCMDSRLHVAQALGLALGDAHILRNAGGRVTEDMIRSLVISQQQMGTREIVVLHHTDCGAQTFENGPFQEYLKEELGVDVSDQDFLPFQDIEESVREDMQALIESPLIPDDVIISGAIYDVDTGSMTVVEL; this is encoded by the coding sequence ATGTCGTATTTTGAACAGTTTATGCAAGCCAATCAGGCTTATGTTGCCCTACATGGGCAGTTAAATCTGCCACTTAAACCCAAAACAAGAGTTGCCATTGTGACCTGTATGGACTCACGTTTGCACGTTGCGCAAGCTCTAGGTTTGGCACTTGGGGATGCTCATATCTTGCGGAATGCAGGTGGTCGAGTGACTGAGGACATGATTCGTTCGCTAGTTATTTCCCAGCAACAGATGGGGACAAGAGAGATTGTGGTGCTGCACCATACAGACTGTGGTGCTCAGACCTTTGAAAATGGTCCTTTTCAGGAGTATTTGAAAGAGGAACTGGGTGTCGACGTGTCAGACCAGGACTTCTTGCCCTTCCAAGATATAGAGGAGAGTGTGCGAGAGGATATGCAAGCCCTTATCGAATCTCCCTTAATACCAGACGATGTCATTATCTCTGGTGCTATTTATGATGTGGATACAGGAAGTATGACAGTCGTAGAATTATAA
- a CDS encoding phosphoglycerate mutase, with translation MKIIFVRHGEPDYRELEERSYTGFGIDLAPLSEKGRQQAQELSKDHFLSSAEIIVSSAVTRALETASYVACATGLPLRVEPLLHEWQVYESGTDNFEKARTMFLENNGELLPNSPIQYETATEMKSRFLECMSKYREHQTVVVVAHRMLMRQFVPNEKIDFCQVIECELEI, from the coding sequence ATGAAAATTATCTTTGTACGTCATGGAGAGCCAGATTACCGTGAGTTAGAGGAGCGCTCTTATACGGGATTTGGGATAGATTTGGCACCCTTGTCTGAGAAGGGACGGCAGCAAGCTCAGGAACTGAGCAAAGATCATTTCCTCTCTTCAGCAGAAATAATCGTATCTTCTGCAGTCACAAGAGCTTTAGAAACGGCTTCTTATGTGGCTTGTGCTACGGGACTTCCTTTGAGAGTGGAGCCATTATTGCATGAATGGCAGGTCTATGAAAGTGGAACAGATAATTTTGAAAAAGCTCGTACTATGTTTCTAGAAAATAATGGGGAGTTACTTCCTAATAGTCCTATTCAATATGAGACAGCTACGGAAATGAAGTCTCGTTTTCTAGAATGTATGTCTAAGTATCGAGAACACCAGACTGTGGTAGTTGTTGCTCATCGAATGCTCATGCGCCAGTTTGTACCAAATGAGAAGATTGATTTTTGCCAAGTGATTGAGTGTGAGTTAGAGATATAG
- a CDS encoding deaminase — MDYTLEEKEIFMREALREAEIALEHDEIPIGCVIVKDGEIIGRGHNAREELQRAVMHAEIMAIENANLNEESWRLLDCTLFVTIEPCVMCSGAIGLARIPNVVYGAKNQKFGAAGSLYDILTDERLNHRVEVEIGILEDECAAIMQDFFRNRRKK; from the coding sequence ATGGATTATACGCTTGAAGAAAAAGAAATCTTTATGAGGGAGGCTTTGAGAGAGGCTGAGATTGCCTTAGAACACGATGAAATTCCAATTGGTTGTGTGATTGTCAAAGATGGGGAAATCATTGGTCGTGGGCATAATGCGCGTGAGGAATTGCAGCGAGCGGTTATGCATGCGGAGATTATGGCAATAGAGAATGCGAACTTGAATGAGGAGAGCTGGCGCTTGCTGGATTGCACGCTTTTTGTGACCATTGAGCCTTGTGTCATGTGTAGTGGGGCGATTGGACTCGCCCGTATTCCAAACGTGGTCTATGGGGCTAAAAACCAGAAATTTGGCGCTGCTGGAAGTTTGTACGATATCTTGACAGATGAGCGTCTCAACCATCGTGTGGAGGTTGAAATAGGAATTTTGGAAGATGAATGCGCAGCTATTATGCAGGACTTTTTTAGAAATAGACGGAAAAAATAA
- a CDS encoding DNA repair protein RadA — MKLAEVTSINVNRTKTEMEEFNRVLGGGVVPGSLVLIGGDPGIGKSTLLLQVSTQLSQVGTVLYVSGEESAQQIKLRAERLGDIDSEFYLYAETNMQSVRAEVERIHPDFLIIDSIQTIMSPEISGVQGSVSQVREVTAELMQLAKTNNIAIFIVGHVTKEGTLAGPRMLEHMVDTVLYFEGERHHTFRILRAVKNRFGSTNEIGIFEMQSGGLVEVLNPSQVFLEERLDGATGSSIVVTMEGTRPILAEVQALVTPTMFGNAKRTTTGLDFNRASLIMAVLEKRAGFLLQNQDAYLKSAGGVKLDEPAIDLAVAVAIASSYKDKPTNPQECFVGELGLTGEIRRVNRIEQRINEAAKLGFTKIYVPKNSLTGITPPKEIQVIGVTTIQEVLKKVFA; from the coding sequence ATGAAACTAGCTGAGGTGACTTCAATCAACGTCAATCGAACCAAGACGGAGATGGAGGAATTCAACCGTGTACTTGGAGGCGGAGTGGTACCGGGAAGTCTCGTCCTCATCGGTGGGGATCCTGGAATCGGGAAATCAACCCTTCTCCTACAAGTCTCAACCCAGTTGTCCCAAGTGGGTACGGTTCTCTACGTCAGTGGGGAGGAGTCTGCCCAGCAGATTAAGCTACGAGCAGAGCGTTTGGGAGATATTGATAGCGAGTTTTATCTCTATGCAGAGACCAATATGCAGAGTGTTCGAGCTGAAGTGGAGCGCATCCATCCAGACTTTCTCATTATTGACTCCATCCAGACCATTATGTCTCCTGAGATTTCAGGGGTGCAGGGGTCTGTTTCTCAAGTGCGTGAGGTAACGGCTGAACTTATGCAGCTGGCCAAAACCAATAACATTGCCATCTTTATCGTAGGCCATGTGACTAAGGAAGGAACCTTGGCTGGTCCGCGTATGTTGGAGCATATGGTAGATACGGTGCTTTACTTTGAAGGGGAACGCCACCACACCTTTCGTATTTTGAGAGCGGTCAAAAATCGTTTTGGTTCTACCAATGAAATTGGGATTTTTGAGATGCAGTCGGGTGGTCTGGTTGAGGTACTCAATCCGAGTCAAGTTTTCCTAGAAGAGCGTTTGGATGGGGCGACTGGTTCCTCCATCGTTGTGACTATGGAAGGGACGCGTCCTATTTTGGCTGAGGTTCAGGCTTTGGTGACACCGACTATGTTTGGAAATGCTAAGCGTACGACGACAGGTCTTGATTTTAACCGTGCTAGCTTGATTATGGCTGTCTTGGAAAAACGAGCAGGTTTTCTCTTGCAAAATCAGGATGCTTATCTCAAATCTGCTGGTGGTGTAAAATTGGATGAGCCTGCTATTGACTTAGCTGTTGCAGTTGCCATTGCTTCGAGCTACAAGGACAAGCCAACCAATCCTCAGGAATGTTTTGTGGGAGAACTTGGCTTGACGGGAGAAATTCGCCGTGTCAATCGTATCGAGCAACGCATCAATGAAGCTGCTAAACTGGGCTTTACTAAGATTTATGTACCTAAGAATTCCTTGACAGGAATCACTCCACCCAAGGAAATTCAGGTCATTGGTGTGACAACGATTCAGGAAGTTTTGAAAAAGGTTTTTGCTTAA
- a CDS encoding amylase-binding protein: protein MKKVLLTSVAALAVFSAVAPVFAQGENPNASNQLLQKKYVSERDIADEANTQVAAHESEIRAEAERQFAQQGGQTVAAAEKALQDFLDSGYNGHDFSDKKAALEANIAAAKSNQKFEDIYNTVRNRYVQKLQEQYRAAAQKQGNYWNDATGVEDNKPNDVRKSEDQANQTGKTAQNGQTAPSATPEPGKPGAVEQAKKAEAAAKQAGATAKAGQKALPKTHASK from the coding sequence ATGAAAAAAGTTTTATTGACATCAGTAGCAGCTCTTGCAGTATTTTCTGCAGTAGCACCAGTATTCGCACAAGGTGAAAATCCTAATGCTTCTAACCAATTGCTTCAAAAGAAATATGTTTCTGAGCGTGATATCGCTGACGAAGCTAACACACAAGTAGCAGCACATGAGTCTGAAATCCGTGCTGAGGCAGAGCGTCAATTTGCTCAACAAGGTGGTCAAACAGTAGCGGCAGCAGAAAAAGCATTGCAAGACTTCTTGGATTCAGGATACAACGGACATGATTTTTCTGATAAAAAAGCAGCATTGGAAGCAAACATTGCAGCAGCAAAATCAAACCAAAAATTTGAAGATATCTATAATACTGTTCGTAACCGTTATGTTCAAAAATTACAAGAACAATATCGTGCAGCAGCTCAGAAACAAGGTAACTACTGGAATGACGCAACTGGTGTTGAAGATAATAAACCAAACGATGTTCGTAAATCAGAAGATCAAGCTAACCAAACTGGTAAAACTGCTCAAAACGGACAAACAGCTCCATCAGCTACTCCAGAACCAGGTAAACCAGGTGCAGTAGAGCAAGCTAAAAAAGCAGAAGCAGCAGCTAAACAAGCAGGTGCAACAGCTAAAGCTGGTCAAAAAGCTCTTCCAAAAACACACGCTTCTAAATAA
- a CDS encoding holin produces the protein MINWKVRFNLKNKTFLLRVAFALALPILAYFNLKLEDLVSWGVILDLLGKFFANPYLVGLTIVNILNIIPDPTTKGLTDSKQALEYENPKED, from the coding sequence ATGATTAACTGGAAAGTACGATTCAACTTAAAAAATAAAACATTCTTATTGCGAGTGGCATTCGCACTAGCTTTGCCAATTCTCGCATATTTTAATCTCAAACTAGAAGATTTGGTCAGTTGGGGAGTCATTTTAGACTTGCTTGGCAAATTCTTTGCGAACCCTTACCTTGTAGGATTAACGATTGTAAACATCTTAAATATCATTCCAGATCCGACAACTAAAGGTCTGACTGACAGCAAGCAAGCACTTGAGTATGAGAATCCAAAGGAGGATTAA
- a CDS encoding deoxyuridine 5'-triphosphate nucleotidohydrolase (catalyzes the formation of dUMP from dUTP), with the protein MKIRGFELVSTFTDENLLPKRETAHAAGYDLKVAVRTVIAPGEIVLVPTGVKAYMQPTEVLYLYDRSSNPRKKGLVLINSVGVIDGDYYGNPGNEGHIFAQMKNITDQEVVLEVGERVVQAVFAPFLIADGDAADGVRTGGFGSTGH; encoded by the coding sequence ATGAAAATTCGTGGTTTTGAATTGGTTTCGACTTTTACAGATGAAAATTTATTGCCAAAGCGTGAGACAGCGCATGCGGCTGGTTACGATTTAAAGGTTGCAGTGCGCACAGTTATTGCGCCAGGAGAGATTGTCTTGGTTCCGACAGGGGTTAAGGCTTATATGCAGCCGACTGAGGTTCTCTACCTCTATGATCGTTCTTCAAACCCTCGTAAGAAGGGTTTGGTTTTAATTAATTCAGTTGGGGTCATTGATGGGGATTATTATGGAAATCCTGGGAATGAGGGGCATATTTTTGCGCAGATGAAGAATATCACAGATCAAGAAGTTGTTCTTGAAGTTGGAGAACGTGTTGTCCAGGCTGTCTTTGCTCCTTTCTTAATTGCAGATGGAGATGCGGCAGACGGCGTGCGGACTGGTGGATTTGGATCGACTGGGCACTAG